The following proteins are encoded in a genomic region of Cryptococcus neoformans var. neoformans JEC21 chromosome 2 sequence:
- a CDS encoding expressed protein yields the protein MPSVLSPNNPVSRSYAPLADETNPSIATSAPTKTVPHNGSVIYGQPSFPPMVAASSSVRLNDLQKAGMSMRNDSEETLSPSASRKGKERAKTLTFDEGALGEVKRASYTGKERVRDIEEGRIYSEEQLASENSRYPPTNEAEEEERRIQENLTKLAARDMARRRAARESKQLPTPSTASTSPRSSYSISSAARRPFSFFSTSSKKGSLLGLDNSWIGKKDTDVGELPMSRPRSQGEQYMNPYEAQPTFSPAPKASDSPTTSMRSPFADPSPPLPAAADPSAYRRASIVSAVSSGSPHTAYRSPLISPSSPTDETGFAYGGPTWRGGQAVQQRENVERRGPDRWWHALCAWGDDLDGGHDVPEAGRTNPFE from the exons ATGCCCTCCGTTCTCTCCCCTAATAATCCCGTGTCCAGGTCCTATGCCCCCCTGGCAGATGAAACCAACCCTTCTATCGCTACTTCTGCTCCCACCAAAACTGTCCCCCATAACGGGTCTGTGATATATGGACAGCCCAGCTTTCCACCTATGGTAGCTGCCTCATCATCAGTGAGATTAAATGACTTGCAGAAAGCGGGTATGAGTATGCGAAATGACTCCGAAGAGACACTATCACCTAGTGCAAGTAGAAAAGGTAAAGAGAGAGCCAAGACGCTCACgtttgatgaaggtgcTCTTGGTGAAGTCAAACGAGCCTCATACACCGGCAAAGAAAGAGTCCGGGATattgaggagggaagaatcTATTCAGAAGAACAGCTGGCAAGCGAAAATAGCCGTTATCCGCCGACTAAtgaggctgaggaggaggaacgaAGGATTCAAGAG AATCTCACAAAACTTGCTGCTCGAGACATGGCGCGACGGCGAGCCGCTCGGGAATCAAAACAGCTGCCCACTCCATCTACTGCCAGTACTTCTCCTCGATCGTCGTATTCCATTTCCTCTGCAGCCCGCCGTCCTTTTTCGTTCTTCAGCACATCTTCAAAAAAGGGAAGTTTATTGGGATTAGATAACAGCTGGATAGGTAAAAAGGATACTGACGTTGGCGAA TTACCAATGTCTCGGCCTCGCTCTCAAGGGGAGCAATATATGAACCCATATGAGGCTCAACCTACTTTTTCTCCGGCGCCCAAAGCCTCCGACTCACCAACCACTTCTATGCGATCACCGTTTGCAGATCCAAGCCCTCCACTTCCAGCAGCTGCCGATCCCTCTGCTTATAGGCGGGCCTCCATTGTATCCGCTGTCTCATCGGGTTCTCCCCATACTGCCTACCGATCCCCTCTCATATCTCCGTCATCACCCACCGATGAGACCGGTTTTGCCTATGGGGGGCCTACATGGCGCGGTGGCCAAGCAGTACAACAACGGGAAAACGTGGAACGCAGAGGTCCGGATAGGTGGTGGCATGCCCTTTGTGCTTGGGGTGATGATTTGGATGGTGGGCACGATGTTCCCGAGGCGGGCAGAACCAATCCTTTCGAATGA
- a CDS encoding cAMP-dependent protein kinase, putative translates to MGAGCCKPEAIDFEGEVNLFHFYLLRSVGKGAFGKVRVVQHKHTKTLFALKYINKQKCVKMRAVANIVQERRLLEEIDHPFVVNLRYAFQDDENCFFVLDLMLGGDLRFHLDRAGAMSEEIVRFYVAEIALAIDYLHSKRIVHRDLKPDNILLDEKGHAHITDFNIAVHFSDRRLLTGVAGSMAYMAPEVLTKRGYSAPVDFWSLGILAYELLFGKRPFRGRTNSGLTNSILNEPLSWPEDAPGRCSSDGMHAIRGFLERDPNKRLGYRPGGGGMDDIKNHPWFRNINWEQLYDKDVVPPFEPDSKRANFDATHELEELLLEENPLKARKRKEGQDIALLSPEMRMMEQHFKVFDYTKAQRRSYYIPNPSQDSTLSAAAAISSSNAIRQSPQIDITRPETPSDQTGVISKTGMDVEAQILDGGGMANMGGRGGWRSSDLLERGHTVSDIRPTSTKLLTTSQHSSSEPSPTLEEHVVDRYGENAF, encoded by the exons ATGGGTGCCGGATGTTGTAAACCAGAG GCCATCGACTTTGAAGGTGAAgtcaacctcttccacttttATTTGCTACGGAGCGTTGGAAAGGGGGCTTTTGGAAAG GTTCGTGTTGTTCAACATAAGCATACAAAGACTTTGTTTGCCCTCAAGTATATCAATAAACAAAAATGTGTCAAGATGAGGGCAGTAGCCAACATCGTCCAAGAGCGGCGGCTTCTTGAAGAG ATTGACCATCCGTTCGTCGTAAATCTGCGGTATGCGtttcaagatgatgagaacTGTTTCTTTGTCCTTGATCTTATGTTGGGAGGAGATTTACGCT TCCATCTTGATCGTGCTGGTGCGATGAGTGAAGAGATTGTGCGATTCTATGTGGCCGAGATCGCTTTGGCCATTGACTATCTACATTCAAAGCGGATTGTGCATAG GGACTTAAAACCAGATAACATTCTATTAGATGAGAAGGGCCATGCTCATATAACTGACTTCAATATCGCTGTCCATTTTTCAGATCGAAGGCTTTTAACGGGAGTGGCAGGAAGCATGGCATATATGG CTCCGGAGGTCTTGACAAAACGTGGGTATTCTGCCCCAGTAGATTTTTGGTCATTAGGGATACTTGC GTATGAGCTCCTATTCGGTAAACGTCCTTTCCGGGGCCGAACAAATAGTGGTTTGACCAATTCGATCCTCAACGAACCTCTCAGTTGGCCCGAAGACGCCCCCGGCAGATGTTCTTCTGATGGAATGCACGCTATTCGTGGC TTTTTAGAGCGAGATCCCAATAAACGATTAGGATATAGGCCAGGGGGAGGTGGTATGGACGATATTAAAAATCATCCGTGGTTTCGGAATATTAATTGGGAACAGCTATACGATAAAGATGTTGTGCCACCATTTGAACCAGAC TCGAAGCGTGCCAATTTTGATGCCACACATGAGCTGGAGGAGCTGTTGTTGGAGGAGAATCCGCTCAAGGCGAGGAAACGAAAGGAAGGTCAAGACATTGCGTTGTTATCGCCAGAGATGCGCATGATGGAGCAGCA TTTCAAAGTGTTTGATTACACGAAAGCGCAGCGACGCTCATATTATATCCCGAACCCCTCACAAGACAGTACCCTTTCTGCTGCAGCTGCCATATCCTCGTCAAATGCCATTCGTCAATCACCACAAATCGACATAACGCGTCCAGAGACCCCCAGTGACCAAACTGGCGTGATCAGCAAAACCGGAATGGATGTTGAAGCTCAGATACTGGATGGGGGAGGAATGGCGAACATGGGAGGCAGAGGCGGTTGGAGATCATCAGATTTGCTGGAACGGGGACATACTGTGTCGGATATTCGACCCACATCAACAAAGCTATTGACGACTTCACAGCACTCTTCATC cGAACCATCTCCGACTCTAGAAGAACATGTGGTTGACAGGTACGGAGAGAACGCCTTTTGA
- a CDS encoding mitochondrial ribosomal protein L23, putative, whose protein sequence is MSATKGNTALALTRVWHHTSAQNRVLGTLASRIAWVLMGKHKPTYDPAVDAGDYVIVSDALQVRLTGKKATDKVYHHHTGFMGGLKKVPITRLRERRPEEIIRKAVSGMLPKNTFRDRRLERLKIFPGAAPETYKGNVLTTWRENSAKIERSPSVSSVPQTEA, encoded by the exons ATGTCCGCGACAAAAGGAAAC ACCGCTCTCGCCCTCACTCGTGTCTGGCACCACACTTCCGCCCAAAACAGAGTACTCGGAACCCTTGCAAGCCGGATAGCATGGGTGCTCATGGGCAAGCACAAACCCACATATGACCCGGCAG TGGACGCAGGAGATTATGTTATTGTCTCGGATGCTTTACAAGTGCGATTGACAGGGAAAAAGGCCACGGACAAGGTCTACCATCACCACACAGGATTCATGGGAGGTCTGAAGAAGGTTCCTATTACAAGACTAAGAGAACGTCGACCAGAAGAG ATCATTCGCAAGGCGGTCTCCGGTATGCTTCCAAAGAACACTTTCCGTGATAGAAGACTCGAACGATTAAAGATATTCCCTGGTGCCGCCCCGGAGACGTACAAGGGCAATGTATTAACTACTTGGCGAGAGAATAGTGCCAAGATAGAGCGATCCCCAAGTGTTTCGTCAGTCCCCCAAACGGAGGCCTGA
- a CDS encoding pre-mRNA splicing factor, putative, whose amino-acid sequence MSQYAHVPKSELDEAQIRELEEYEISQGPLSVLQQSVRNSSQVLISLRNNKKLLARVKAFDRHCNMVLENVKEMWTETPKGKGKKPVNKDRFISKMFLRGDSVILVLRNAA is encoded by the exons ATGAG TCAATACGCCCACGTCCCTAAATCCGAGCTTGACGAAGCCCAAATAcgagagcttgaagagtaTGAAATCTCTCAAGGCCCTTTATCGGTCCTTCAACAATCCGTCCGCAACTCTTCTCAGGTACTTATCTCACTGCGGAATAACAAGAAACTTCTGGCGAGAGTGAAGGCGTTCGACAGGCATTGCAACATGGTCTTGGAGAACGTAAAGGAA ATGTGGACGGAGACACCAAAGGGCAAAGGGAAAAAGCCGGTGAACAAGGACCGTTTCATCTC AAAAATGTTTCTTCGAGGTGACTCTGTGATTCTTG TTCTTCGTAATGCAGCCTAG
- a CDS encoding histidinol-phosphate transaminase, putative — MPILGLKATGPSAPPHFDLEPLIRPNILALQPYRCARDDYSAGILLDANENAIGPSLPSITHDQGDKATVIASQTLSLLSDEEIANLNRYPSPTHDELKREIAKLRGVPDENWVFLGVGSDEVIDMLYRVLCVPGKDRVITCPPTYGMYKVTANVNDIGVLEVPLITENGSFQLDESALDVAFKANPDVKLLFICSPGNPTGTLIPLDVIKRILNNSLFKGVVVVDEAYVDFSPEGSSAASLVNEYANICVSQTLSKSFGLAAIRLGYLLAPPPLVQILSNTKAPYNVSLPTASIALKAVSTEGVAAMSRSVATLNKNRQTLMDDLSTIKGVGGLLGGNHANFVLCQIVDEEGRPCNKRAMMIYKTMAENKGVVVRFRGTERGCEGCLRITVGTKEECKQATEHIAALLQ; from the exons ATGCCCATCCTTGGTCTCAAAGCCACAGGCCCATCTGCTCCCCCCCACTTTGATTTGGAGCCCCTCATTCGACCTAATATTCTTGCTTTACAGCCTTATCGTTGTGCTCGAGACGACTACTCTGCCGGTATCCTTTTAGACGCCAATGAAAATGCCATTGGACCGAGCCTTCCATCTATCACTCACGACCAAGGCGATAAGGCAACCGTCATTGCCTCGCAAACTCTCTCCTTGCTGTCAGACGAAGAAATTGCCAATCTCAATCGGtatccatctcccactCACGACGAACTCAAGCGCGAGATTGCTAAGCTCAGAGGGGTCCCGGATGAAAATTGGGTGTTTCTTGGTGTGGGAAGCGACGAAGTGATTGATATGCTCTACAGGGTCCTTTGCGTCCCTGGTAAAGATAGGGTCATTACATGCCCTCCTACCTACGGCATGTACAAAGTCACAGCCAATGTGAACGATATTGGGGTATTGGAAGTGCCTCTAATTACCGAAAATGGATCTTTTCAGCTTGACGAGTCTGCA TTGGATGTAGCTTTCAAAGCGAACCCAGACGTAAAACTCCTCTTTATTTGCTCTCCGGGCAACCCCACTGGCACTCTTATCCCTCTTGATGTAATCAAGCGTATCCTGAATAATTCCTTATTCAAAGGTGTTGTTGTGGTTGACGAGGCTTACGTGGATTTCTCGCCTGAAGGATCCAGTGCTGCCAGCCTAGTCAATGAGTACGCCAACATTTGTGTGTCACAGACCTTGAGCAAAAGCTTCGGTCTTGCTGCCATCCG TCTGGGCTATCTCCTTGCTCCACCTCCTCTAGTCCAAATTCTCAGCAACACCAAAGCCCCATACAATGTTTCCCTTCCTACGGCATCCATTGCCCTCAAAGCCGTGTCCACTGAAGGCGTTGCAGCTATGAGCCGCTCAGTAGCTACACTCAACAAGAACCGCCAAACCCTTATGGATGATCTTTCCACAATCAAAGGTGTTGGCGGACTTTTGGGCGGTAACCACGCCAACTTTGTGCTTTGCCAAATTGTGGACGAAGAGGGCAGGCCTTGCAACAAAAGAGCGATGATGATTTACAAAACTATGGCCGAAAATAAGGGTGTAGTGGTCAGGTTCCGGGGTACTGAAAGAGGATGTGAAGGTTGCTTGAGAATAACGGTCGGcacgaaagaagagtgcAAGCAAGCGACTGAACACATTGCCGCTCTATTGCAATAG
- a CDS encoding single-stranded DNA binding protein 12k chain, putative, whose amino-acid sequence MSRLGPEPRINSKHLSQHRGEIVRLIAKVATLSGDTATLETSDGGTIGIHLPRDMHIADQYVEIIGTVKEDLTIRAHTHIGLGNNLDLKAVNNVIEFSHSPIGQGVLN is encoded by the exons ATGTCGCGTCTTGGTCCTGAGC CGAGAATAAATAGCAAGCATCTTTCGCAACACCGTGGAGAGATCGTCAGACTGATCGCCAAGGTGGCGACGTTGTCCGGGGATACAGCAACCCTTGAGACAAGCGATGGTGGTACT ATAGGGATTCATCTACCTCGA GACATGCACATTGCCGATCAATACGTTGAGATCATCGGGACAGTCAAAGAAGATCTGACAATCAGGGCCCATACGCATATCGGTTTAGGCAATAATTTAG ATTTGAAAGCGGTCAACAATGTCATTGAATTTTCACATTCACCTATCGGCCAAGGTGTCCTCAATTAG
- a CDS encoding nucleolus protein, putative, protein MVSFQCDACADTVKKPKLDQHRSRCFASFTCLDCSKTFKNPSEYKGHTSCISEAEKYQGALYKGSKKEQSQSQPQSLTPVSEAEPAASAPGIHPSRLRQMTSSSSDSHQGGFQDRGTRGMRGGRGGRGGYQSRGGHNPNGGERSYASAMNKLESTVGMRSWGSPAITETASENVEVREEAGEKKEEKKRKKKGDKGGTGSRANSKNARSEEPSSAPPETSEPKSKKRKIDDVDIVADAEDPSSAVSTEPISSKTIKRLKKRLSKLEEKKEMSLGELVDSLQKDEKKAVEAAEIMKGIKISFRDGSWVLNV, encoded by the exons ATGGTTTCTTTCCA GTGCGACGCTTGTGCCGATACCGTCAAGAAGCCTAAACTTGACCAGCATCGGTCAAGATGTTTTGCCTCTTTCACCTGCCTTG ACTGTTCGAAGACTTTCAAGAACCCTTCAGAATACAA AGGCCACACTTCCTGTATCTCAGAAGCGGAGAAGTATCAGGGCGCCCTCTATAAGGGCTCTAAGAAG GAGCAGAGCCAAAGCCAGCCACAGTCACTAACCCCCGTATCCGAAGCCGAACCCGCGGCGTCCGCCCCCGGCATCCACCCCTCGCGTCTTCGGCAAATGACCTCGTCATCGAGCGACTCTCACCAAGGAGGATTTCAAGATCGGGGAACTCGAGGGATGCGCGGTGGTCGTGGAGGGCGTGGCGGTTACCAGAGTCGCGGTGGTCACAACCCCAACGGAGGAGAAAGATCTTACGCCTCTGCCATGAACAAACTCGAAAGTACCGTTGGAATGAGGTCTTGGGGCTCTCCTGCTATCACTGAAACCGCTTCTGAGAATGTGGAAGTCAGGGAGGAAGcaggagagaaaaaagaggaaaagaagaggaaaaagaagggagacaAAGGCGGGACAGGGTCAAGGGCAAACTCCAAAAACGCTCGAAGTGAAGAGCCAAGCTCTGCTCCCCCTGAAACTTCTGAACCCAAGAGCAAAAAACGCAAGATTGACGATGTTGACATTGTGGCTGACGCCGAGGATCCATCTTCTGCTGTCTCTACCGAACCTATCTCTTCGAAGACTATCAAACGCTTGAAAAAACGCCTTTCGaagcttgaagaaaagaaggagatgagtCTAGGAGAGCTGGTCGACTCCCTgcagaaggatgaaaaaaaGGCTGTTGAGGCAGCAGAGATCATGAAGGGCATTAAAATCTCTTTCAGAGACGGTTCTTGGGTTTTGAACGTTTAG